A genomic stretch from Primulina huaijiensis isolate GDHJ02 chromosome 14, ASM1229523v2, whole genome shotgun sequence includes:
- the LOC140957829 gene encoding uncharacterized protein — protein MALDAAATQPSKMRWGELEEDDGEDLDFLLPPKEVLGPDENGIKKVVEYKFNDEGNRVKITTTTRIRKLANARLSKRAMERRSWPKFGDAVHEDVGSRLTMVSTEEILLERPRAPGTKQEETAASGDPFAQIGKAGAVLMVCRTCGKKGDHWTSRCPYKDLAQPSETFVDKLPSETATSTLGATKGAYVPPSMRGGNTERSGTDMRRRNEENSVRVTNLSEDTREADLHELFRPFGAVSRVYVAIDQKTGTSRGFGFVNFVSREDAERAINKLNGYGYDNLILRVEWAAPRAN, from the exons ATGGCGTTGGACGCGGCGGCGACGCAACCCAGCAAGATGAGATGGGGGGAACTGGAGGAGGACGATGGAGAGGATTTAGATTTCCTGTTACCGCCGAAGGAGGTGTTGGGACCGGATGAGAACGGGATAAAGAAGGTGGTGGAGTACAAGTTCAACGATGAAGGGAACAGGGTGAAGATAACAACCACCACACGCATCCGCAAACTGGCCAACGCTCGACTGAGCAAACGCGCCATGGAGCGCCGCTCGTGGCCCAAGTTTGGCGATGCCGTGCACGAGGACGTTGGCAGCCGCCTCACCATGGTCTCCACCGAAGAAATTCTCCTCGAGCGCCCACGCGCCCCTG GTACCAAACAAGAGGAAACTGCAGCTTCCGGTGATCCTTTTGCTCAGATTGGGAAAGCTGGAGCTGTTCTCATGGTTTGTAGGACCTGTGGGAAGAAAGGTGATCACTGGACCTCAAGGTGTCCTTACAAGGATCTTGCTCAACCAAGTGAGACCTTCGTCGATAAGTTACCATCCGAAACTGCCACTTCTACATTGGGTGCTACAAAGGGAGCATATGTGCCTCCAAGCATGCGAGGCGGTAATACTGAGAGAAGTGGTACAGACATGAGACGCAGGAATGAAGAAAACTCTGTTAGAGTCACTAATCTTTCTGAAGACACGAGAGAGGCTGATTTGCATGAGCTATTTCGTCCTTTTGGTGCTGTCAGCCGAGTTTATGTTGCCATTGATCAAAAGACAGGGACCAGCAGAGGTTTTGGTTTTGTCAACTTTGTGAGCAGAGAGGATGCTGAGAGAGCTATCAACAAACTGAACGGATATGGTTACGACAATCTTATACTTAGAGTCGAATGGGCTGCTCCTAGGGCAAACTAG